In Papaver somniferum cultivar HN1 chromosome 1, ASM357369v1, whole genome shotgun sequence, a genomic segment contains:
- the LOC113352324 gene encoding uncharacterized protein LOC113352324, producing MRKGFKICCGLSLLLVIIVLVVLIIVFFTVLKPKQPEVFAHPAHLTHIKVGFFPAFELNATLALLITINNRIYGSFKYNNGTAYVYYRGIEIAEAAIDADNIPARSKHNISTNVDVTADKMVFVPSFWDDVGAGLFNFSSSTTLHGKASLLKIFKIKAVAETNCNISILFLQQRIDSNCYSKIKL from the coding sequence ATGAGGAAAGGCTTCAAAATATGCTGTGGTTTAAGTTTACTTTTGGTGATAATTGTTTTGGTTGTTCTTATTATCGTTTTCTTTACTGTTTTGAAGCCTAAACAACCAGAAGTGTTTGCTCATCCGGCACACCTCACTCACATAAAGGTTGGATTTTTTCCTGCCTTTGAACTTAATGCGACATTAGCTCTTTTAATTACGATTAATAATCGCATTTACGGTAGTTTCAAGTATAACAATGGTACAGCTTATGTCTACTACCGTGGAATCGAAATAGCTGAAGCAGCAATTGATGCAGATAATATTCCTGCGCGTtcaaaacacaatattagtacgaACGTTGATGTTACCGCCGACAAAATGGTATTTGTTCCTAGTTTTTGGGACGATGTTGGTGCTGGATTGTTTAACTTCTCATCATCAACGACCTTGCACGGAAAAGCTAGCTTgttaaagatattcaagataaaaGCAGTTGCTGAGACCAATTGCAATATATCTATCTTATTCCTACAACAGAGAATTGATTCAAATTGTTATTccaaaatcaagttatga
- the LOC113304553 gene encoding early nodulin-like protein 3, producing the protein MAKPFSRSLELQINNVTKNLMQGLIVFSVVLLVMVQNSAVGAIQFKVGGEKGWSLPSDNPNALTYNQWAEMNRFQVGDSLLFVYQPDNDLVMHVNNVDYTNCNTATPIVTYSDGNSVFTFNQSGPFHFISGIRKNCLKNEKLIVVVMSDRSGDHSSNSNQTTSDSPSPAPSDSSTSPPPGEIEIVPAPDGMESPSSPPTDSIVISPTSAPPGLESPQYSSSPSPVKFASFIVSLGAFVGFSVLLDL; encoded by the exons ATGGCCAAACCCTTTTCAAGATCACTAGAGCTTCAAATAAACAATGTTACCAAGAACTTAATGCAAGGTTTAATAGTATTTAGTGTTGTTTTGTTGGTAATGGTTCAAAATTCAGCTGTGGGTGCAATTCAATTCAAAGTTGGAGGAGAAAAGGGATGGAGTTTGCCAAGTGATAATCCTAATGCACTTACTTACAACCAATGGGCAGAGATGAATCGGTTTCAAGTTGGAGATTCTTTAT tatttGTTTACCAGCCAGATAATGACTTGGTGATGCATGTAAACAATGTCGATTACACAAATTGCAATACAGCGACACCCATTGTAACTTATAGCGATGGAAACTCTGTGTTTACATTCAACCAGTCCGGACCTTTTCATTTCATAAGTGGGATTAGAAAGAACTGCCTCAAGAATGAAAAGTTGATTGTCGTAGTTATGTCTGATAGAAGCGGTGACCATTCTTCGAACTCGAACCAGACAACCTCAGATTCTCCTTCTCCTGCACCTTCAGATAGTTCTACTTCCCCTCCTCCTGGCGAAATTGAAATCGTTCCAGCTCCTGATGGAATGGAGTCTCCTTCTTCGCCACCAACAGACTCGATTGTTATTAGCCCTACTTCAGCTCCTCCAGGACTAGAATCTCCTCagtattcttcatctccatctccaGTTAAGTTTGCCAGCTTCATAGTTTCGCTTGGAGCTTTTGTTGGTTTCTCGGTTCTCCTAGACTTGTAA